Proteins encoded by one window of Geobacter sp. DSM 9736:
- a CDS encoding methyl-accepting chemotaxis protein — MFNKLSIKIAAILILVMVVIMSIFTVYFVRSRTAVMEEELLSKGRIEAMAGAKMMERILEDAVTDGTLTMDDVFDEKYQPIPNTDPAKYHTKYDRFLDSKIQELEDEFLKDDQVVFAVLVDRNGYLPTHNSIYSKPLTGDLEKDRMGNRTKRLFNDEVGLKAAKNQQDLLKQVYRRDTGELMWDISAPVFVHGKHWGGFRIGFSMEKTEKKIAALRTEILVSMLILLLISSATIVLVVTFSVRPLLRLTETARRIAEGNLDEEIPVETNDEIGTLAEAFNKMTTVIVKNLRGEIVKSNHMIASIKEAIIQLSSSTNEMMAISAQQSSGATQQATAVQEVTTTSEEIAITAKQITDNAKSVESLAEATSKSCTDGTSDVANAIGGMQRLRTEVEGIAASMLQLADNSQKIGGIVEIIDEISDQTNLLALNAAIEAAGAGEAGKRFAIVAQEVKRLAERTVDATQQIKGLIEEIQKATNRTIMVTEEGTKGVDHASSLVDEVQQSFSKIIGMVDETARAAKEITLSTQQQTSACEQMAETMGDVRDVAQQVATSARETERTIGEIMEQIEKLKELSDEKV; from the coding sequence ATGTTCAACAAGCTGTCGATAAAGATCGCCGCCATCCTCATTCTCGTGATGGTCGTCATCATGTCCATCTTCACCGTCTATTTCGTCCGATCGAGAACGGCGGTAATGGAGGAGGAACTCCTTTCGAAGGGGCGGATCGAGGCCATGGCCGGAGCCAAGATGATGGAGCGGATCCTGGAGGACGCCGTTACCGACGGCACCCTGACCATGGATGACGTTTTTGATGAGAAATACCAGCCGATTCCGAATACGGACCCAGCGAAATATCATACGAAGTACGACCGTTTTCTCGACAGCAAGATTCAGGAACTCGAGGACGAGTTCCTGAAGGATGACCAGGTTGTTTTTGCCGTACTCGTTGATCGCAACGGGTACCTCCCGACCCACAACTCCATATATTCCAAGCCTCTCACTGGAGACCTGGAGAAGGATCGGATGGGTAACCGCACAAAGCGGCTTTTCAACGACGAAGTTGGACTGAAGGCGGCCAAGAACCAGCAGGATTTGCTGAAGCAGGTATACAGGCGCGACACGGGGGAGCTGATGTGGGACATATCGGCTCCGGTCTTTGTGCATGGTAAGCACTGGGGGGGCTTCCGCATCGGTTTTTCTATGGAGAAGACCGAGAAGAAGATTGCCGCACTAAGAACTGAAATTCTCGTTTCGATGCTGATCCTGCTCCTAATTTCCAGCGCCACCATCGTACTCGTGGTCACCTTCTCCGTGCGTCCGCTACTGCGGCTTACGGAAACGGCCAGACGGATCGCGGAGGGGAACCTGGATGAGGAAATTCCGGTGGAGACCAATGATGAAATAGGAACCCTTGCCGAAGCTTTCAACAAGATGACCACTGTCATCGTGAAAAATCTTAGGGGGGAGATCGTCAAAAGCAATCATATGATAGCTTCGATAAAGGAGGCGATCATACAGCTGTCGAGCTCGACCAACGAAATGATGGCGATCTCGGCCCAGCAGTCTTCGGGCGCCACCCAGCAGGCTACTGCTGTCCAGGAGGTCACCACCACTTCGGAGGAAATCGCTATCACCGCGAAGCAGATCACCGACAATGCTAAATCGGTGGAGTCTCTGGCGGAGGCGACCAGCAAGAGCTGCACCGACGGCACAAGCGATGTCGCCAATGCCATAGGTGGAATGCAGAGGCTCCGGACAGAAGTTGAGGGCATTGCCGCAAGCATGCTTCAACTAGCGGACAACAGCCAGAAAATAGGCGGAATAGTCGAGATCATCGACGAAATAAGCGACCAGACGAACCTTCTTGCTCTGAATGCCGCCATAGAGGCTGCTGGAGCCGGCGAAGCGGGAAAACGTTTCGCCATCGTGGCCCAGGAGGTGAAACGGCTCGCGGAGCGGACGGTTGATGCCACCCAACAGATAAAGGGACTTATCGAGGAAATCCAGAAAGCTACCAACCGGACGATCATGGTGACGGAGGAGGGGACAAAAGGAGTCGATCATGCCAGCAGCCTTGTAGATGAGGTGCAGCAGTCCTTCTCCAAGATTATCGGAATGGTGGATGAAACTGCCAGGGCGGCAAAAGAGATTACCCTCTCGACCCAGCAGCAGACTTCGGCGTGTGAGCAGATGGCAGAAACCATGGGGGATGTGCGGGATGTGGCGCAGCAGGTTGCAACCAGCGCCCGTGAAACCGAGCGGACCATAGGCGAGATAATGGAGCAGATCGAGAAGCTGAAGGAACTGAGCGACGAGAAGGTATAA
- a CDS encoding chemotaxis protein CheW, whose product MSEGEKTGYDINTVLCEMREKYWEALSEVEEAPEEHLECVTFELGGESYAFETPHAAEVIRIPRLVKVPRVQEQITGVFNLRGEITAAIDIRPMLGLPQLPLGKRGRIIIVKGEMFNTGLIVEAVRDVMPLPLAALEPVVQSLSEGQREFIRGQFNMEGVRVMLLDVRKLLASPQIMVTGE is encoded by the coding sequence ATGAGCGAAGGCGAAAAGACCGGTTACGACATCAACACTGTCCTGTGCGAGATGAGGGAGAAATACTGGGAGGCTTTGAGCGAGGTCGAAGAGGCTCCGGAAGAGCATCTTGAATGCGTGACCTTCGAGCTCGGCGGGGAGAGTTATGCGTTCGAGACGCCCCATGCCGCAGAAGTCATTCGTATTCCGCGGCTAGTGAAGGTCCCCCGGGTTCAGGAGCAGATCACAGGTGTATTCAACCTTCGAGGTGAAATAACCGCAGCCATAGATATTCGGCCAATGCTGGGACTGCCGCAGCTTCCTCTCGGGAAACGGGGCCGAATCATAATCGTGAAGGGGGAGATGTTCAACACGGGCCTCATCGTCGAAGCGGTGAGAGACGTAATGCCTCTTCCCCTTGCTGCGCTGGAGCCTGTGGTGCAGTCCCTTTCAGAGGGACAGCGCGAATTCATCCGCGGCCAGTTCAATATGGAGGGCGTCAGGGTGATGCTGCTCGATGTCAGAAAGCTGCTGGCTTCGCCGCAGATAATGGTTACAGGGGAGTAG
- a CDS encoding CheR family methyltransferase: protein MPLHILLISTDQAFTHSITDLLADDGHTVVSLPPAGRHFKIDTPAPDVIVCDLPGDGGQVIETVTRLQKGRETRHVPIIAVSSFPEYEFELHQTFDFLTKPVDFLRLRGDLATIERGARQMAPQVEEDFSDEAFRLFVDYLVTHSGLRFERRNARFLARGIIARMNVLQSGSYRDYYNYLSRYGETRQELQKLLQLLTVGETYFFRYRAHFEVLGRLLKKEFVGAPEKKLRIWSAGCSTGEEPYSIAMTIMDLFPDWRSRDIEILATDINRRALKKAAEGIYRPWAMRATDQRHQKRYFDQQDDHYRIKDDVKRLVRLFPLNLQTGPYPSKNEGLAEVDIIFCRNVLIYFDLESMRRVVENFAETLHPGGYLFLGHAETLAFLSSRFERHSSGGGFYYRKRGMPQAAEVKERRPVRERRSISPVPLLPLQRSTVIQREVPPALLQPAEPDLEALYTQARRLFDEENFTAAGLLVERILEKAPREPRALVLRGFVLANRGQTEESLEVCRKVQALDDLLPDGYLLRGLLFEMLDKPEEAMAEYRKAILLAGDFMMPHYCLGRLLLRLGRKKDGMRELRNCCTILERSADDGAVPYAGGASRGVLLAKLRQELAVEER from the coding sequence ATGCCGCTGCACATTCTCCTCATAAGCACCGACCAGGCATTTACCCATTCGATCACCGATCTGCTTGCAGATGACGGACATACAGTCGTCTCATTGCCCCCGGCCGGCCGGCACTTTAAGATCGATACTCCCGCCCCTGATGTGATCGTCTGCGATCTTCCGGGAGACGGGGGACAGGTAATCGAAACGGTTACTCGCCTGCAAAAGGGGAGAGAGACGCGACATGTGCCTATCATAGCGGTTTCTTCTTTTCCCGAGTACGAGTTTGAGCTGCACCAGACTTTCGACTTTCTCACCAAACCGGTAGATTTTCTAAGGCTGCGGGGGGATCTTGCCACGATCGAACGTGGCGCGCGGCAGATGGCGCCGCAGGTGGAGGAGGATTTTTCGGACGAGGCATTCCGGCTTTTCGTCGATTACCTCGTCACACACAGTGGTCTCAGGTTCGAACGACGCAACGCCAGGTTCCTGGCGCGGGGCATCATTGCCCGCATGAACGTTCTACAATCCGGTTCCTACCGGGACTATTACAACTACCTGAGCAGGTACGGAGAGACGCGTCAGGAACTGCAGAAGCTCCTCCAACTCCTGACGGTCGGAGAGACTTATTTCTTCCGGTACCGGGCACATTTCGAGGTGCTCGGCCGCCTCCTGAAAAAGGAGTTCGTAGGGGCTCCGGAGAAGAAGTTGCGGATATGGTCGGCGGGATGTTCCACCGGGGAAGAACCCTACTCCATCGCTATGACCATTATGGATCTGTTCCCGGACTGGCGATCCCGGGACATCGAAATACTTGCCACGGATATCAACAGGCGGGCACTGAAAAAGGCTGCGGAAGGTATATACCGTCCCTGGGCTATGCGTGCCACGGACCAACGTCATCAGAAGAGGTATTTCGATCAGCAGGACGACCATTACCGGATAAAGGATGATGTAAAGAGGCTTGTCCGGCTTTTTCCCCTTAACCTTCAGACAGGTCCTTACCCTTCGAAGAATGAAGGGCTTGCTGAGGTGGACATCATCTTTTGCAGGAATGTCCTTATCTATTTCGATCTGGAGTCGATGAGAAGGGTGGTCGAAAACTTCGCGGAGACCCTGCATCCGGGTGGATATCTGTTCCTCGGGCATGCGGAGACCCTTGCCTTTCTTTCTTCCCGTTTCGAACGCCACTCTTCGGGAGGAGGCTTCTACTATCGGAAGCGGGGAATGCCTCAGGCTGCTGAGGTAAAGGAGCGGCGGCCGGTCAGGGAACGACGGTCCATTTCTCCCGTGCCCCTTCTGCCCCTTCAACGCTCCACAGTAATCCAAAGGGAAGTGCCTCCGGCTTTGCTACAGCCCGCTGAGCCCGACTTGGAGGCCCTTTACACACAGGCGCGCCGGCTTTTCGATGAGGAAAATTTTACTGCTGCGGGGCTTCTGGTAGAGCGCATCCTCGAAAAGGCGCCGCGCGAACCGCGGGCGTTAGTATTGCGCGGTTTTGTCCTCGCCAACAGGGGGCAGACCGAAGAATCTCTGGAAGTCTGCCGGAAAGTACAGGCACTCGATGATCTTCTCCCGGACGGGTATCTCCTCCGGGGCCTCCTTTTCGAGATGCTTGACAAGCCGGAGGAGGCGATGGCCGAGTATAGGAAGGCGATCCTGCTCGCCGGAGATTTCATGATGCCGCATTACTGCCTCGGGCGGCTCCTGCTGCGCCTCGGCCGGAAAAAGGACGGCATGCGCGAACTTCGCAACTGCTGTACCATCCTGGAACGGAGTGCCGATGACGGGGCCGTGCCGTACGCCGGGGGGGCGAGCCGCGGCGTCCTTCTCGCAAAGCTGAGGCAGGAACTGGCGGTGGAGGAGCGATAG
- the ispD gene encoding 2-C-methyl-D-erythritol 4-phosphate cytidylyltransferase, whose amino-acid sequence MKVIAVVPAAGMGKRMGAGFNKQYLQLSGKPILAHTLTAMQNARIIDTIYLVIPAEEISYCREQVVERYALDKVREIVPGGAERQHSVLNGLRAISGAADDDVILIHDGVRPFVPLRVIEEAVSVAAKHDGALVAVPAKDTIKVVVKGVVRETPPRETLWLAQTPQAFRYRIIRAAHETAAAEGFLGTDDASLVERAGGAVHVVLGDYRNIKITTPEDMRLAEAFLDELRVQHECAGGAGICE is encoded by the coding sequence ATGAAAGTCATTGCAGTCGTCCCGGCAGCCGGCATGGGGAAACGTATGGGCGCCGGATTCAATAAGCAGTATCTGCAGCTGTCGGGAAAGCCGATCCTGGCTCACACACTGACAGCCATGCAAAACGCCCGTATTATAGATACAATATACCTCGTTATTCCAGCGGAAGAGATTTCCTATTGCCGGGAGCAGGTGGTGGAACGGTATGCCCTCGACAAGGTACGGGAGATAGTCCCGGGGGGGGCGGAGCGGCAGCATTCGGTTCTGAACGGACTTCGGGCAATTTCGGGTGCTGCCGATGACGATGTGATACTCATTCATGACGGGGTTCGGCCCTTTGTGCCGCTCCGCGTGATCGAGGAGGCGGTTTCGGTTGCTGCTAAGCATGACGGTGCACTCGTCGCGGTTCCGGCAAAGGACACCATCAAGGTAGTCGTGAAGGGGGTTGTGCGTGAGACCCCGCCGCGGGAAACACTCTGGCTCGCTCAGACCCCCCAGGCATTCCGGTACCGAATAATACGGGCAGCCCACGAAACGGCGGCCGCCGAAGGATTTCTCGGGACCGACGACGCTTCCCTTGTCGAGCGGGCAGGCGGGGCTGTCCACGTGGTTCTGGGTGACTATCGAAACATCAAGATCACTACTCCGGAGGACATGCGTCTGGCCGAGGCCTTTCTCGATGAACTTCGGGTGCAACATGAATGCGCAGGGGGAGCTGGCATATGCGAATAG
- the ispF gene encoding 2-C-methyl-D-erythritol 2,4-cyclodiphosphate synthase produces the protein MRIGHGYDVHRLVEGRKLILGGVDIPHETGLLGHSDADVLLHAIADAILGAIGEGDIGKHFPDTDPAYKGADSLKLLSHVMGLARERGYSVGNVDATIVAQRPKLAPHIPAMRQNIATALDTTETRINVKATTTEELGFAGRKEGIASYAVALMEERHELHDSRGSR, from the coding sequence ATGCGAATAGGTCACGGCTACGACGTTCACCGCCTGGTGGAGGGTCGAAAGCTGATCCTCGGTGGGGTAGACATACCGCATGAAACTGGACTGCTGGGGCATTCCGATGCTGATGTGCTGTTGCATGCCATTGCCGACGCCATTCTGGGAGCAATAGGAGAGGGAGACATAGGAAAGCATTTCCCCGATACCGATCCTGCGTATAAGGGGGCTGACAGCCTGAAGCTTCTTTCCCACGTCATGGGGCTCGCCCGGGAGCGCGGGTACAGCGTGGGAAATGTTGATGCGACTATAGTGGCCCAACGCCCGAAGCTGGCGCCCCACATTCCTGCCATGCGCCAGAATATCGCCACCGCCCTGGATACCACTGAAACCAGGATCAATGTAAAGGCCACAACCACCGAGGAGCTTGGCTTCGCCGGGCGCAAGGAAGGAATAGCTTCTTACGCCGTTGCCCTCATGGAAGAGCGGCACGAGCTCCATGACAGCCGCGGGAGCCGGTGA
- a CDS encoding glutamine--tRNA ligase/YqeY domain fusion protein: protein MNSPTETDKGTSTGFLRNIIEEDLRAGKHASVVTRFPPEPNGYLHIGHAKSICINFGLARDFGGRCHLRFDDTNPVKEEEEYAESIKESVHWLGFDWGEHLYYASDYFEQLYRWAEQLITQGDAYVDDLSAEEIREYRGTLTEPGRESPHRNRSAEENLSLFRRMRSGEFKDGSRVLRARIDMASPNLNMRDPVMYRILHAPHPHTGDAWCIYPMYDFAHGQSDSIEGITHSICTLEFEDHRPLYEWFLDRLGIYHPRQYEFARLNLTYTVMSKRKLLQLVQDGDVRGWDDPRMPTLVGFRRRGYTPQSIRNFCERIGVGKSDSWIDMSILEESVREDLNVRAPRAMAVLRPVRLVIENYPEDRNEEFLVANHPQDPEMGTRQIPFCRELYIERDDFMEEPPKGFHRLAPGREVRLRYAYIVTCTGVVKDAAGNVTEIRCTYDPDTNTGGPAAGRKVKGIIHWVSARHGFNAEIRLYDRLISVPNPSGDDWKRQLNPESMEILSDSVLEPALRSAEPEAVFQFERQGYFCADRRDSAPGMPVFNRTVTLRDSWKKAEEAK from the coding sequence ATGAACAGTCCCACTGAGACCGATAAAGGCACCAGCACCGGTTTTCTTCGCAACATCATCGAAGAAGATCTGCGTGCAGGAAAACATGCATCCGTAGTTACGCGTTTTCCGCCGGAGCCCAACGGATATCTCCATATCGGACATGCCAAATCAATCTGCATCAATTTCGGTCTTGCCCGCGATTTCGGCGGACGTTGTCACCTGCGCTTCGACGATACCAATCCGGTCAAGGAAGAGGAAGAGTACGCTGAATCCATAAAGGAGAGCGTACACTGGCTCGGGTTCGACTGGGGTGAGCACCTCTACTATGCTTCGGATTACTTCGAGCAGCTCTACCGCTGGGCAGAACAGCTCATTACCCAGGGGGACGCCTATGTAGACGATCTCTCTGCGGAGGAGATCAGGGAGTACCGCGGCACCCTCACGGAGCCGGGGCGGGAAAGTCCTCATCGCAACCGTTCCGCTGAGGAAAATCTTTCGCTGTTCCGCAGGATGCGCAGCGGCGAGTTCAAGGACGGATCCCGGGTCCTTCGCGCAAGAATCGACATGGCATCTCCGAATCTGAATATGCGCGATCCGGTGATGTATCGCATTCTGCATGCCCCACATCCTCACACTGGGGACGCCTGGTGCATCTATCCCATGTATGACTTCGCCCACGGTCAGTCCGATTCCATAGAAGGAATAACACACTCGATCTGTACGCTGGAGTTCGAAGATCACCGTCCACTTTACGAGTGGTTCCTCGACAGGCTCGGCATCTACCATCCCCGACAGTACGAATTTGCACGCCTCAATCTCACCTATACCGTGATGAGCAAGAGAAAGCTTCTGCAGCTTGTTCAGGACGGGGATGTCCGGGGGTGGGACGATCCCCGCATGCCGACCCTCGTGGGGTTTCGGCGGCGGGGTTATACGCCGCAGTCCATCCGTAACTTCTGCGAGCGTATAGGGGTTGGAAAGAGCGACAGCTGGATCGATATGAGCATTCTCGAGGAGAGCGTCCGGGAGGACCTGAATGTACGTGCTCCGCGGGCAATGGCGGTCCTGCGCCCTGTGAGGCTTGTGATCGAGAACTATCCCGAGGACCGTAACGAGGAGTTCCTGGTGGCCAACCACCCGCAAGACCCCGAGATGGGGACGCGACAGATCCCGTTCTGCCGCGAGCTCTACATAGAGCGGGACGACTTCATGGAGGAGCCGCCTAAGGGCTTCCACCGTCTGGCTCCAGGCAGGGAGGTACGGCTGCGTTACGCCTACATCGTAACGTGCACTGGTGTGGTGAAGGATGCAGCAGGGAACGTGACGGAAATCAGGTGCACGTACGATCCCGACACCAACACGGGCGGTCCTGCAGCGGGACGGAAGGTAAAGGGGATAATCCACTGGGTTTCCGCGCGTCACGGATTCAATGCAGAGATCCGTCTTTACGACCGCCTGATCAGCGTTCCGAATCCTTCCGGGGATGATTGGAAGCGGCAGCTCAACCCGGAGTCGATGGAAATACTTTCCGACAGCGTTCTTGAACCTGCACTTCGGAGCGCAGAGCCGGAGGCCGTATTCCAGTTCGAGCGGCAGGGATACTTTTGCGCCGACAGACGTGATTCAGCCCCGGGAATGCCCGTTTTCAACAGGACCGTCACGCTGCGCGACTCCTGGAAAAAGGCTGAGGAGGCGAAGTAG